One genomic region from Spirulina subsalsa PCC 9445 encodes:
- a CDS encoding HEAT repeat domain-containing protein → MTISIFTTDAHLLIRSWDATLVAMTGLKGEQVYGKPLMDLIPDLASRGLLERFQRVLREGVIETLAPALHHYLIPCPPERSSPYFDKMQQRVTIAPLRDRDEVIGTIVTLEDVTERLIEERVLAQKLAEPQKIPDSIEEALSLLDQNHPQVRSQIVNHWAKSSQPQITQELLTLLRREHRNPNVLNSVLQVLVLSHVDPIPALIDCLQDPDVDLRIYAALALGERHDGRAIPALREALKDQDTNVRYHVIEALGHLQATETIDELCEIARGGDFFLAFPALEALMRIGDSTVASRLLPLLEDELLVDQVTEVLGQLGDADVVVAMAEQLNLPNTQVLSIAGAIAKISQRYQKIYGEGDVIADLACQGIQEEGVDNILAVLPEASDEQLTALVVLLGSLEGEKIERALAGLLESSAVRELVQSAMIRYGRNTRSRARVTDLLIQQLDSPDLETRKLAADALGRIGSPRAVEALTQLLSEDPELVMVTAAALAQIGDQKAFDSLLSLMGHPESAVRLAAIAALNSLGHPAMSQRILPMLKDENPWVRESAVKIAGYFAFRECIDPLFDCLEDPEERVRRAVIEHLPYLEDDRVFGVLVRSLTQETPGVRAVAAHALGELGTLTPSALTPELFEHLRQALEDSEPWVRYQAVRSLGRWLGEMGNTPATETMIDQLLPRIKTLIEEDPANPVRAAAAKTLGQLGHEEMIPLLIQLSEDENSDPDIARAALLALGQIDHPNAVSALMTGLNSPNPERRLDAIQAFRERGDTDAGLALQWMVAADPETKVVHAAIDSLSRMATPDAIAALLELTLDPSNREACINALAQRGNHPNTAKLEYIEAIAKGLNHVHTTIRCAVVEILKRLKHPYASEFLIAALHDRESGVRLAAVSALIALGNRSCIEQLAMLTRTDPSPAVRRAAQRLLHFS, encoded by the coding sequence ATGACTATTAGTATTTTCACTACGGATGCTCATTTACTCATTCGATCTTGGGATGCAACGCTGGTTGCTATGACGGGATTGAAAGGGGAACAAGTGTATGGCAAGCCTTTAATGGATTTGATTCCGGATTTAGCGTCTCGGGGGCTGTTGGAGCGGTTTCAACGGGTGCTGAGGGAGGGGGTGATTGAAACGTTGGCCCCGGCTTTGCATCACTATCTGATTCCTTGTCCTCCTGAACGATCTTCTCCCTATTTTGATAAGATGCAGCAACGGGTGACGATTGCTCCGTTACGCGATCGCGATGAGGTGATTGGGACGATTGTCACCCTAGAGGATGTGACGGAACGGTTGATTGAGGAACGGGTGTTAGCCCAAAAGTTGGCGGAACCTCAAAAAATCCCGGATTCTATCGAAGAGGCTTTATCGCTGTTGGATCAAAATCATCCTCAAGTGCGATCGCAAATTGTCAATCATTGGGCGAAGTCTTCTCAACCCCAAATTACCCAAGAGTTATTAACTCTCCTACGCCGAGAACACCGCAATCCCAATGTGTTAAATAGTGTGTTGCAGGTGCTGGTTTTGAGTCATGTAGATCCCATTCCCGCCCTGATTGACTGTTTACAGGATCCGGATGTGGATCTGCGCATTTATGCGGCCTTGGCTTTGGGTGAACGCCACGATGGACGAGCAATCCCCGCGTTGCGGGAGGCGTTAAAGGATCAGGATACAAATGTTCGGTATCATGTGATTGAAGCCTTGGGTCATCTCCAAGCCACGGAGACGATTGATGAGTTGTGCGAAATTGCCCGAGGAGGGGATTTTTTCTTGGCATTTCCGGCACTGGAAGCCTTGATGCGGATTGGGGATAGTACGGTGGCCAGTCGTTTGTTGCCTCTGTTGGAGGATGAGTTACTGGTGGATCAGGTGACGGAGGTGTTGGGGCAGTTGGGGGATGCGGATGTGGTGGTGGCAATGGCAGAACAGTTGAATCTGCCTAATACCCAGGTGTTAAGTATTGCGGGGGCGATCGCCAAAATTTCCCAACGCTATCAAAAGATTTACGGTGAAGGGGATGTTATCGCTGATTTAGCCTGTCAAGGGATTCAGGAGGAAGGCGTTGATAATATTTTAGCGGTTCTCCCAGAAGCCTCTGATGAGCAACTGACGGCTTTAGTGGTTCTGTTAGGGTCTTTGGAAGGTGAAAAGATAGAACGGGCTTTAGCCGGCCTGTTAGAGTCTTCTGCGGTGCGAGAATTAGTCCAATCGGCCATGATCCGCTATGGGCGGAATACTCGTTCTCGGGCGAGGGTGACAGATTTATTAATTCAACAGTTGGATTCTCCGGATTTGGAAACTCGCAAATTAGCGGCCGATGCTTTGGGACGCATTGGCAGCCCTCGGGCAGTTGAGGCGTTGACTCAACTGCTGAGTGAAGATCCAGAACTGGTGATGGTCACGGCGGCGGCCTTAGCCCAAATTGGGGATCAAAAGGCGTTTGACTCTCTGTTAAGTTTAATGGGACATCCAGAATCGGCTGTGCGTTTGGCGGCGATCGCTGCCCTCAATTCCTTGGGTCATCCGGCGATGTCTCAGCGTATCCTGCCCATGCTCAAAGATGAGAATCCTTGGGTGCGAGAATCGGCTGTTAAAATCGCGGGCTATTTTGCCTTTCGCGAATGTATTGATCCCCTGTTTGATTGTTTAGAAGACCCGGAAGAGCGAGTGCGGCGGGCGGTGATTGAACATTTGCCCTATTTGGAAGATGACCGAGTGTTTGGGGTTTTAGTGCGATCGCTCACTCAAGAAACCCCCGGAGTCCGGGCAGTGGCCGCCCACGCTTTGGGCGAGTTGGGGACTTTAACCCCCTCAGCGCTCACCCCGGAACTGTTCGAGCATTTACGCCAAGCCTTAGAAGATTCAGAACCCTGGGTCCGCTATCAAGCGGTGCGTTCTCTCGGCCGTTGGCTGGGAGAAATGGGCAACACCCCAGCCACGGAGACGATGATTGACCAACTGCTCCCCCGGATTAAAACCCTGATTGAGGAAGATCCAGCCAATCCCGTGCGGGCTGCCGCCGCTAAAACCTTGGGGCAACTGGGTCATGAGGAAATGATCCCCCTCTTAATCCAACTCAGTGAAGATGAGAACAGCGATCCCGATATTGCTCGGGCTGCCCTCTTAGCGTTGGGTCAAATTGACCACCCCAACGCGGTTTCCGCCCTGATGACTGGGTTAAATTCCCCCAATCCAGAACGGCGACTCGATGCCATCCAAGCCTTCCGGGAACGGGGGGATACTGATGCAGGCCTCGCTTTACAATGGATGGTAGCGGCGGATCCTGAAACCAAGGTCGTTCATGCCGCCATTGACTCCCTCTCCCGCATGGCCACCCCTGATGCGATCGCCGCCCTCCTAGAACTCACCCTCGACCCCAGCAATCGAGAAGCCTGTATCAACGCCCTCGCCCAACGGGGCAACCACCCCAACACGGCCAAACTCGAATATATTGAGGCGATCGCTAAGGGGCTCAATCATGTTCACACCACTATCCGGTGTGCCGTGGTCGAAATCCTCAAACGGCTCAAACATCCCTATGCCTCAGAATTTCTCATCGCCGCCCTCCACGATCGGGAATCCGGCGTGCGTTTAGCCGCCGTCAGCGCCCTCATTGCCCTAGGGAATCGTTCCTGTATCGAACAATTAGCCATGCTGACCCGAACCGACCCCTCCCCGGCTGTCCGTCGTGCGGCACAACGACTCTTACACTTTTCGTGA
- a CDS encoding CheR family methyltransferase, with protein sequence MTHDKWQDINKLRLTSWKEPVELNESTFTILRDLIHEKSGLYYELNKREMLGDKLTPRLQECGLTSFLDYYYFLKYDPSAYEEWGHLMNALAVPETFFWREIDPIQTLVQIILPKWFALNSQDTFRIWSAACSTGEEPLTIAMALNEAGWFQKCNIQIFASDASSKAIRTAREGIYRERSFRVLSPLLKSKYFVEIVDPIRKDQKAWKIDELIHKRIKWSVANLMNVWEFSSLARANFIFCRNVFIYFSEQAIENTVNHFYDFMPSPGYLSISTSESLLKLKTPFQLKEIGGAFIYLKSKEQARSI encoded by the coding sequence ATGACTCATGATAAATGGCAAGATATCAATAAACTTCGTTTAACAAGTTGGAAAGAACCCGTTGAATTGAATGAAAGTACTTTTACTATTTTGCGAGATTTAATCCATGAAAAATCAGGTCTTTATTATGAGTTAAACAAACGAGAAATGTTGGGGGATAAACTAACTCCTCGCTTACAAGAATGTGGTCTAACTTCCTTCCTAGATTACTATTATTTCCTCAAATATGACCCTAGTGCCTATGAAGAATGGGGTCATTTGATGAATGCTTTAGCGGTTCCAGAAACCTTTTTTTGGCGAGAGATTGATCCCATTCAAACCCTAGTTCAGATCATTTTACCAAAATGGTTTGCCTTGAATAGCCAAGATACCTTTCGCATTTGGAGTGCGGCTTGTTCCACAGGAGAAGAACCTCTGACCATCGCGATGGCTTTAAATGAAGCAGGTTGGTTTCAAAAATGTAATATTCAAATTTTTGCCAGCGATGCTTCATCCAAGGCGATTCGGACTGCCCGTGAAGGCATTTATCGAGAACGATCATTTCGCGTTCTTTCTCCTCTCCTAAAATCTAAGTATTTTGTGGAAATTGTCGATCCCATAAGGAAAGACCAAAAAGCTTGGAAAATTGATGAATTGATCCACAAAAGAATCAAGTGGTCTGTGGCAAACTTAATGAACGTTTGGGAGTTTAGCTCCTTAGCTCGGGCTAACTTTATCTTTTGTCGCAATGTCTTTATCTATTTTTCTGAACAAGCCATTGAAAACACCGTCAATCATTTTTATGACTTTATGCCTTCCCCGGGTTATCTATCCATCAGTACATCAGAGTCTCTCTTAAAACTCAAAACTCCATTTCAGTTAAAAGAAATTGGGGGTGCATTTATTTATCTCAAATCTAAAGAGCAAGCAAGGAGTATCTAG
- a CDS encoding protein-glutamate methylesterase/protein-glutamine glutaminase: protein MSKVIRVLIVDDSAYVRKVVRQMLSRSPFIEVVGTAHDGKDALEQIEKLNPDVVTLDLIMPEMEGVEFLKHQMAKHPIPVVVVSIADEGGERVLAALDAGAVDFVQKPTALATDKMYDISDELIDKVKAAAHVPLNRLPVQAPSPLVLVEKPMTPSPVSSQALEMIVIGISTGGPQALAYAIPQLPADFPLPIAVVLHMPIGYTKMYAERLNGLSALEVIEAAEGDEVRPGRVMIAPAGRHLTFVRQPNGQVLAHLEARPFDMLHRPSVDVLFQSAAEVYGSHLLGVVMTGMGSDGKQGSAWIKSHGGLVYTEDESSCVVYGMPRSVVEAGLSDRRISLQYLPSTLIHLATSGV, encoded by the coding sequence GTGAGTAAAGTTATTCGGGTCTTAATTGTGGATGATTCCGCCTATGTGCGGAAAGTGGTTCGCCAAATGCTCTCCCGCAGTCCCTTTATAGAAGTAGTGGGGACAGCCCACGATGGGAAAGATGCCCTAGAACAAATTGAAAAGCTCAACCCAGATGTTGTCACCCTCGATTTAATCATGCCAGAAATGGAAGGGGTGGAGTTTTTAAAACACCAAATGGCTAAACATCCTATTCCAGTGGTGGTGGTGAGTATTGCCGATGAGGGGGGGGAACGAGTGCTGGCGGCCTTAGATGCGGGGGCCGTGGATTTTGTCCAAAAACCCACCGCTTTAGCCACCGATAAAATGTATGACATTAGCGACGAGTTAATTGACAAGGTAAAGGCCGCCGCCCATGTTCCCCTCAATCGTCTTCCGGTTCAAGCCCCCAGTCCTCTAGTCTTGGTGGAAAAACCCATGACTCCTTCTCCTGTCTCATCCCAAGCTTTAGAAATGATTGTGATTGGTATTTCCACCGGAGGCCCCCAAGCCTTGGCCTATGCCATCCCCCAACTCCCGGCCGATTTCCCTCTCCCCATCGCCGTTGTGCTTCATATGCCCATTGGCTACACCAAAATGTACGCCGAACGCCTCAATGGTCTTTCCGCTTTAGAAGTCATCGAAGCGGCCGAGGGGGATGAGGTGCGCCCCGGACGGGTGATGATTGCCCCGGCGGGTCGCCATTTAACCTTTGTTCGGCAGCCCAACGGTCAGGTGTTGGCTCATTTGGAAGCCCGCCCCTTTGATATGCTCCATCGTCCTAGTGTGGATGTTCTCTTTCAATCGGCGGCGGAGGTCTATGGTTCCCATTTATTGGGAGTGGTGATGACGGGGATGGGGTCCGATGGGAAACAAGGCTCTGCTTGGATTAAGTCCCACGGGGGGCTAGTCTACACCGAAGATGAATCCAGTTGTGTGGTCTATGGGATGCCTCGTTCGGTGGTCGAGGCGGGATTAAGCGATCGCCGAATTTCCCTCCAGTATCTCCCCAGTACCTTGATTCATCTAGCAACGTCAGGGGTTTAA